One Ricinus communis isolate WT05 ecotype wild-type chromosome 7, ASM1957865v1, whole genome shotgun sequence genomic region harbors:
- the LOC8282582 gene encoding RNA-binding protein 48 isoform X2 produces MPRYKDEAPAIRVYTICDESRYLIVRNVPALGCGDDLLKLFASYGDVEDFKPMDAEDCDQFTDVYWIKFSLVCNARFAKRKLDEYVFMGNRLQVSYAPHFETLSDTKDKLEGRIKEVLSRLNPGRSKGSRVQNPGASNEASLLAAVESAGSQHNKSQINDPPITRVSSNQEYFPSQSMNQTVSLVREKLNKIQSSSEHLQAVPASKKSRVDNRRRI; encoded by the exons ATGCCTCGATACAAAGATGAGGCTCCTGCGATTCGTGTTTATACAATCTGCGATGAATCAAGATATTTGATTGTAAGAAATGTTCCGGCTTTAGGTTGTGGCGACGATTTGCTCAAACTTTTCGCTTCTTATGGAGACGTTGAAGA cttCAAACCAATGGATGCAGAAGATTGCGACCAATTTACTGATGTTTACTGGATTAAATTTAGCTTAGTCTGCAATGCCAG GTTTGCAAAGAGAAAATTGGATGAGTATGTTTTTATGGGGAATAGATTGCAGGTTTCATATGCACCTCATTTTGAGACCCTCTCTGATACTAAAGACAAGTTAGAAGGCCGAATTAAGGAAGTCCTTTCCAGGTTGAACC CTGGAAGATCTAAGGGGTCTAGAGTTCAAAATCCAGGTGCTTCCAATGAGGCTTCATTGCTCGCTGCTGT GGAGTCTGCAGGATCACAACATAACAAGTCTCAGATTAATGATCCTCCTATCACACGGGTTTCCTCTAATCAG GAATATTTTCCTTCCCAATCTATGAATCAGACTGTTAGCTTGGTTAGGGAAAAGCTCAATAAG ATTCAATCAAGTTCTGAACATCTACAAGCTGTACCTGCTTCCAAGAAATCACGAGTAGACAATAGAAGGCGGATATAA
- the LOC8282582 gene encoding RNA-binding protein 48 isoform X1, with protein sequence MPRYKDEAPAIRVYTICDESRYLIVRNVPALGCGDDLLKLFASYGDVEDFKPMDAEDCDQFTDVYWIKFSLVCNASRFAKRKLDEYVFMGNRLQVSYAPHFETLSDTKDKLEGRIKEVLSRLNPGRSKGSRVQNPGASNEASLLAAVESAGSQHNKSQINDPPITRVSSNQEYFPSQSMNQTVSLVREKLNKIQSSSEHLQAVPASKKSRVDNRRRI encoded by the exons ATGCCTCGATACAAAGATGAGGCTCCTGCGATTCGTGTTTATACAATCTGCGATGAATCAAGATATTTGATTGTAAGAAATGTTCCGGCTTTAGGTTGTGGCGACGATTTGCTCAAACTTTTCGCTTCTTATGGAGACGTTGAAGA cttCAAACCAATGGATGCAGAAGATTGCGACCAATTTACTGATGTTTACTGGATTAAATTTAGCTTAGTCTGCAATGCCAG CAGGTTTGCAAAGAGAAAATTGGATGAGTATGTTTTTATGGGGAATAGATTGCAGGTTTCATATGCACCTCATTTTGAGACCCTCTCTGATACTAAAGACAAGTTAGAAGGCCGAATTAAGGAAGTCCTTTCCAGGTTGAACC CTGGAAGATCTAAGGGGTCTAGAGTTCAAAATCCAGGTGCTTCCAATGAGGCTTCATTGCTCGCTGCTGT GGAGTCTGCAGGATCACAACATAACAAGTCTCAGATTAATGATCCTCCTATCACACGGGTTTCCTCTAATCAG GAATATTTTCCTTCCCAATCTATGAATCAGACTGTTAGCTTGGTTAGGGAAAAGCTCAATAAG ATTCAATCAAGTTCTGAACATCTACAAGCTGTACCTGCTTCCAAGAAATCACGAGTAGACAATAGAAGGCGGATATAA
- the LOC8282581 gene encoding ubiquitin-like-specific protease 1D isoform X5: MNQDVEICEKPTQFVSSGKIDGFRRENASSDVHSQSEFASIFSRKMEQNTDCSVVKEFGKELSILGQCKHPKTRSNGPFLRRGRQNGQSSSRQLPFQCANSLSRNGDNHASNGVLKGRASASPFCQNGGGVKINYSKNSDVCQLLPSNGSGPRKGQTVVLLDEDESQLVEKMDQENELAECMKDAKIYYPSRDDRESVEICYTDINSLAPNSFLTSPIMNFYIRYLRLQTSPTNKAISDCHFFNTFFYKKLKQAVSYKGSDKESFFIKFRRWWKGVNIFQKAYVFIPIHDDLHWSLVIICIPDKEDESGPIILHLDSLGLHSSKEVFEEIKSYLRQEWNYMNQEVAPSDIPIAERIWKRLPRRIEEKKIEVPQQKNDYDCGLFVLYFMERFIEEAPERLKKKDLAMFGKRWFRPEEASGLRVKIRKLLLDEFKNANDTDSVSESPHLPSGVASP; this comes from the exons ATGAATCAG GATGTTGAAATATGTGAGAAGCCTACTCAATTTGTGAGCTCAGGtaaaattg ATGGGTTTAGACGGGAGAATGCATCATCTGATGTCCATTCACAGTCTGAATTTGCCTCTATTTTTAGTAGAAAGATGGAACAAAAT ACAGATTGCAGTGTAGTCAAAGAATTTGGTAAAGAATTGTCAATTTTGGGTCAATGCAAGCACCCGAAAACGAGATCTAATGGTCCCTTTTTGCGAAGGGGAAGGCAAAATGGTCAGTCATCATCGAGACAATTGCCTTTTCAGTGTGCTAACAGCCTTTCACGGAAtggggataatcatgcatctAATGGTGTTCTAAAGGGCAGAGCTTCTGCTAGTCCTTTCTGCCAAAATGGGGGAGGTGTGAAGATCAATTATTCCAAGAA CAGCGATGTTTGTCAACTCCTACCTTCAAATGGCTCAGGGCCTAGGAAG GGGCAGACAGTTGTTCTTTTAGATGAGGATGAAAGTCAGCTTGTAGAAAAGATGGATCAAGAAAACGAACTTGCTGAATG CATGAAAGATGCTAAGATCTATTACCCATCCAG GGATGATCGTGAATCTGTCGAAATCTGTTACACAGATATAAACAGTCTAGCCCCTAATAGTTTTTTGACATCACCTATTATGAACTTTTACATCAG GTATTTACGGCTTCAAACATCTCCAACGAACAAGGCCATAAGTGATTGTCACTTTTTTAATACATTCTTCTACAAGAAGCTGAAACAGGCTGTATCATACAAG GGGAGTGACAAGGAATCCTTTTTTATCAAGTTCAGGAGGTGGTGGAAGGGTGTCAATATATTTCAGAAGGCTTATGTCTTTATTCCAATTCATGATGA TCTTCACTGGAGCTTGGTTATTATTTGTATCCCAGACAAGGAAGATGAATCAGGACCGATCATACTTCATTTGGATTCTTTAGGACTTCACTCTAGCAAAGaagtttttgaagaaattaaaag CTATTTGAGACAAGAATGGAACTATATGAATCAAGAAGTTGCTCCTTCAGATATTCCAATTGCAGAACGTATATGGAAACGTCTACCTCGTAGAatagaggaaaaaaaaattgag GTACCCCAACAAAAAAATGATTATGATTGTGGTCTCTTTGTACTTTACTTCATGGAGCGTTTCATTGAAGAGGCCCCCGAGAggttgaaaaagaaagatttagCAATG TTTGGCAAGCGGTGGTTCAGACCTGAAGAGGCCTCTGGCTTGAGAGTAAAAATCAGGAAGTTACTTTtggatgaatttaaaaatgcaAATGACACTGACTCTGTTTCAGAATCTCCTCATTTGCCTTCAGGGGTTGCTTCACCCTGA
- the LOC8282581 gene encoding ubiquitin-like-specific protease 1D isoform X6 gives MNQDVEICEKPTQFVSSDGFRRENASSDVHSQSEFASIFSRKMEQNTDCSVVKEFGKELSILGQCKHPKTRSNGPFLRRGRQNGQSSSRQLPFQCANSLSRNGDNHASNGVLKGRASASPFCQNGGGVKINYSKNSDVCQLLPSNGSGPRKGQTVVLLDEDESQLVEKMDQENELAECMKDAKIYYPSRDDRESVEICYTDINSLAPNSFLTSPIMNFYIRYLRLQTSPTNKAISDCHFFNTFFYKKLKQAVSYKGSDKESFFIKFRRWWKGVNIFQKAYVFIPIHDDLHWSLVIICIPDKEDESGPIILHLDSLGLHSSKEVFEEIKSYLRQEWNYMNQEVAPSDIPIAERIWKRLPRRIEEKKIEVPQQKNDYDCGLFVLYFMERFIEEAPERLKKKDLAMFGKRWFRPEEASGLRVKIRKLLLDEFKNANDTDSVSESPHLPSGVASP, from the exons ATGAATCAG GATGTTGAAATATGTGAGAAGCCTACTCAATTTGTGAGCTCAG ATGGGTTTAGACGGGAGAATGCATCATCTGATGTCCATTCACAGTCTGAATTTGCCTCTATTTTTAGTAGAAAGATGGAACAAAAT ACAGATTGCAGTGTAGTCAAAGAATTTGGTAAAGAATTGTCAATTTTGGGTCAATGCAAGCACCCGAAAACGAGATCTAATGGTCCCTTTTTGCGAAGGGGAAGGCAAAATGGTCAGTCATCATCGAGACAATTGCCTTTTCAGTGTGCTAACAGCCTTTCACGGAAtggggataatcatgcatctAATGGTGTTCTAAAGGGCAGAGCTTCTGCTAGTCCTTTCTGCCAAAATGGGGGAGGTGTGAAGATCAATTATTCCAAGAA CAGCGATGTTTGTCAACTCCTACCTTCAAATGGCTCAGGGCCTAGGAAG GGGCAGACAGTTGTTCTTTTAGATGAGGATGAAAGTCAGCTTGTAGAAAAGATGGATCAAGAAAACGAACTTGCTGAATG CATGAAAGATGCTAAGATCTATTACCCATCCAG GGATGATCGTGAATCTGTCGAAATCTGTTACACAGATATAAACAGTCTAGCCCCTAATAGTTTTTTGACATCACCTATTATGAACTTTTACATCAG GTATTTACGGCTTCAAACATCTCCAACGAACAAGGCCATAAGTGATTGTCACTTTTTTAATACATTCTTCTACAAGAAGCTGAAACAGGCTGTATCATACAAG GGGAGTGACAAGGAATCCTTTTTTATCAAGTTCAGGAGGTGGTGGAAGGGTGTCAATATATTTCAGAAGGCTTATGTCTTTATTCCAATTCATGATGA TCTTCACTGGAGCTTGGTTATTATTTGTATCCCAGACAAGGAAGATGAATCAGGACCGATCATACTTCATTTGGATTCTTTAGGACTTCACTCTAGCAAAGaagtttttgaagaaattaaaag CTATTTGAGACAAGAATGGAACTATATGAATCAAGAAGTTGCTCCTTCAGATATTCCAATTGCAGAACGTATATGGAAACGTCTACCTCGTAGAatagaggaaaaaaaaattgag GTACCCCAACAAAAAAATGATTATGATTGTGGTCTCTTTGTACTTTACTTCATGGAGCGTTTCATTGAAGAGGCCCCCGAGAggttgaaaaagaaagatttagCAATG TTTGGCAAGCGGTGGTTCAGACCTGAAGAGGCCTCTGGCTTGAGAGTAAAAATCAGGAAGTTACTTTtggatgaatttaaaaatgcaAATGACACTGACTCTGTTTCAGAATCTCCTCATTTGCCTTCAGGGGTTGCTTCACCCTGA